Proteins from one Bufo gargarizans isolate SCDJY-AF-19 chromosome 8, ASM1485885v1, whole genome shotgun sequence genomic window:
- the B3GALT1 gene encoding beta-1,3-galactosyltransferase 1 — protein MASKVSCLYILTVVCWASALWYLSVTRPTSNYTGYRLNKIVISQKNISFGNIRTRPINPHSFEFVINEPEKCENNGSPFLVILISTTHKEFDARQAIRETWGNESNFKGIKIVTLFLLGKNADPVLNQMVEQESQIFHDIVVEDFIDSYHNLTLKTMMGMRWVATFCSKAKYVMKTDSDIFVNMDNLIYKLLKPTTKPRRRYFTGYVINGGPIRDVRSKWYMPRDLYPESNYPPFCSGTGYIFSADVAELIYKTSLHTRLLHLEDVYVGLCLRKLGIHPFQNSGFNHWKMAYSLCRYRRVITVHQIGPEEMHRIWNDMSSKKHLRC, from the coding sequence ATGGCCTCGAAGGTGTCATGTTTGTACATTCTGACAGTGGTGTGTTGGGCCAGCGCTCTTTGGTACTTAAGTGTCACCCGTCCGACATCCAATTACACAGGTTACCGGCTGAACAAGATAGTCATATCTCAAAAAAACATTTCCTTTGGCAACATTAGAACTCGACCTATAAACCCTCATTCCTTTGAATTTGTGATTAAtgaacccgaaaaatgtgaaaataacggGAGTCCTTTTCTGGTCATTCTGATAAGCACAACCCATAAAGAGTTTGATGCAAGGCAAGCCATTCGCGAAACTTGGGGCAATGAAAGCAACTTCAAGGGGATTAAAATTGTTACACTTTTCCTTCTTGGCAAAAATGCCGACCCTGTTTTGAATCAGATGGTGGAGCAAGAGAGTCAAATATTTCATGATATCGTTGTAGAAGACTTTATAGACTCCTATCATAACTTGACTCTCAAAACCATGATGGGCATGAGATGGGTGGCCACCTTCTGCTCCAAGGCAAAATATGTCATGAAAACGGATAGCGATATTTTTGTAAATATGGACAACCTGATATACAAACTACTGAAACCAACCACCAAACCTAGAAGGAGATACTTCACCGGTTACGTCATCAACGGAGGACCTATAAGGGATGTCCGCAGCAAATGGTATATGCCGAGAGACTTGTACCCAGAAAGCAACTACCCACCATTTTGTTCGGGAACTGGATATATATTCTCTGCTGATGTGGCAGAGCTCATTTATAAAACTTCCCTCCATACAAGACTTTTACACCTGGAGGACGTGTATGTTGGCTTATGCTTACGAAAACTGGGTATACACCCATTTCAAAACAGTGGTTTTAATCACTGGAAAATGGCCTACAGCCTGTGTCGCTACCGTAGGGTCATTACAGTACATCAGATTGGCCCTGAGGAAATGCACAGGATTTGGAATGACATGTCAAGCAAAAAGCATCTGCGTTGTTAA